A segment of the Chloroflexota bacterium genome:
CTGCGCGACATTGTCCTTGCCGTACTTTTGAATCGTGTACTCGATCAACTCCGCGCGGCGATCATCTTGAAAATCCAAGTCAATGTCCGGCATCGAGATCCGACCTGGGTTGAGGAATCGTTCAAAAATAAGGCGATGTTGAATCGGGTCGAGGTTTGTAATGCCCGCGCAGTACGCCGCCATCGAACCGGCGGCGGACCCGCGCACGTTGAACCAAATGTTGCGCTCGCGCGCCGCGCGAATCAAATCCCACACGATCAAAAAGTACGTGTCGAACCCCATCCTGTGAATGACGCCCAGTTCGTAATCGAGTCGTTCGCGTGCGGCGGCATTTCCATGTGGATAATATTTTTTGAAACCCTGCTCGCAGATATGGCGCAAATACGTTTCCGCGTTATAGCCATCGGGTACCTGCACAATCGGCAAGTGGAACTCTGTGAAATCGAGATTGACATTGCAACGCTCCGCGATGAGAAGCGTGTTCGCAATCGCTTCGGGAATTTCGCTCCACACCGCGCGCATTTCGTCGGACGATTTCAAGTAATAGTCGGTGCCATCCATCCGCATGCGCTTGGGATCGGTGATGACCGTGCCGGTTTGAATGCAGAGCAACACATCTTGCGCGTTCGCATCTTCGGGGCGGAGATAGTGCGCGTCGTTCGTCGCGACGAGCGGCAAGTTGAATTCGCGCGCGAGTTCGACGAGTTGCTTGTTCAGTCCGACAAATTCCGCGATGCCGTGCTCTTGCAACTCGACGTAGAGCCGGTCTTGAAACACCTCGTTGAGCCAGCCGAGCATTTTGCGCGCATCATCGCGTTTGCCATCGTGCAACAGGCGCGGCACCGGCGCGGAGGGGCAACCGGTCGTGCAAATGATTCCCGCGCTGTGCTTTGCCAACAAATCGCGATCCATCCGTGGATAATAATAAAATCCTTCGAGTTCGGATGCCGACACGAGTTTGAGCAGATTTTGATAACCCGTATTGTTCTCGGCGAGAAGAAGCAAGTGGTATGAACTGCGGTCCTCTTTCGGATCGCGATCTTTCAGCGAACGTTTGGCGAGGTACGCTTCGACGCCGATGATCGGCTTGATGCCCTTGGCTTTGCACGCGTCGTAGAATTCAATCGCGGCGAACATGGTGCCGTGATCGGTCAGCGCGAGCGCGGTCTGTTTTAGTTCGGCGGCGCGCGCGGCGATGTCCTTGGGATGCGCGAGTCCGTCAAGCAGACTGTACTCGCTGTGAACGTGAAGATGAACGAAATCACTCATAGTGGTTCAATCGAGGAGATAAAACGCGCCAATGATCCAACCTGCCAACCCTGGCACTTGCCGATGGCATGTCTTTGATTCGATGCTTTGCATCGAGTTATTGACATGCCCTCGCCGCCAGGGTAAGCGTGAGCCAAACGATTTTCAGCCATTGGTAATTTGGATGATTGGCGGCTTGGCTCATTACGTTTGGTATTATAGCACAGATTTTCTTGGACGGCGCATAGAGTTGGACGACTTGAACAAATTTTAAGGCACGCCTAATGTACCGCAATTGATCGCTCCAACAATCTGGGAACGGAACGCGGTCGGTTCCCTTCACCGTGAAAAAATTTTGGCGCAGCGATTGACATTTGGGTACTCCTGTGCTAAGATGATGCTGACAACAACCAAATCATTTTCCCAGCCACCTAACTGCATAAATCGCTTGTGCTCGGAGACACGCCAGTCGGTTCGTTATTAATGCTCTGCAATTGTAATTTTTCTTTTTCTTGGTCGGTGGAGTGTGCCTCGAAGCGCACTCTTTTTTTGCGGCGCGGCGCTGGGAGGAGGTCACGATGGGCATCGAACTACTCCTCCGCATTGTGGGGATGATTGTTTTTGCAATCATTGGCTGGCGCATCGGCGATTCGCTTGGCGCCGGTCCTGACACGATCCGTTACGTCATTATCCTCGTCCTGGCTGGCGCGGCGCTGGGCTTGCTTATCACGCCGTGGGTCACGATTCGCCCTTACACATGGGTGCGTCGGACCATTCGGCAAATTCCCGCGCAACAACTGCTCGCCGCGACGATCGGTTTGCTGATCGGTTTGATCATCGCCGCACTCACCGCCTTTCCGCTCTCCTTCCTACCCAATCCACTTGGCTCGATTTTGCCGTTCGTCTCGCTCATCATTTTCGGTTATCTCGGCGCGTGGGTGATGATTACGCGCGAGCGCGATTTCTACGCGATTCTCGGCGGACGGTTTGGCAAAGAAGGCGCGACCAAAGCAGCGCCCACCGACCGCCAAGTCCTGCTCGACACGAGCGTGATTATTGACGGACGCATCGCGGACATTTCGCACACCGGCTTTATTGACGGCACGATGATGATTCCGCGATTCGTGCTCGCCGAGTTGCAACACATCGCCGATTCCGCCGATCCGCTGCGCCGCAATCGCGGGCGACGCGGACTGGATATGCTCAACAAATTGCAAAAAGAGTCCATCGTCCCGATTCGCATCACCGACCTGGATGTCGAAGAGGTGCACGAAGTAGACGACAAACTCGTGCGGCTCGGCAAGAATTTGCGCTGCCCGATTGTCACGAACGACTATAACCTGAACCGCGTCGCCGAATTGCAAGGTGTGCGCGTGTTGAACATCAACGAGTTGGCGAACGCGATTCGCGCGGTCGTCCTGCCCGGTGAAACGATGCGCGTGCGCGTGGTGCAAGAAGGCAAAGAGTTGGGGCAAGGCGTCGCGTATCTCGACGACGGCACGATGGTCGTCGTAGACAACGGACGGCGCTCGATTGGTAACACGATTGACGTCGTCGTGACGCGAATGTTGCAGACGAATCAGGGGCGCATGATTTTCGCCGCGCCGGCGGATGAGAAAAAATAAGATGCGCGAGAAAAAAGGCAAGATCGAAATCGCTCCACTCGAACAACTGATTCCGATTTTTGCCGCGGATGCGGGCATTGTGCTCGCGTATCTGTTCGGCTCGTATGCGCGCGGCGACGCCCACGCGTTGAGCGATGTGGACATCGCCCTCTTGCTTTCGCCTACCGTGTCCCGCGACGCGTACTTGAATTATCGCGTCGAATACATTTCTCAAATCAGTCGCCTGCTCCACGATGACCGAGTGGATGTAGTGATTCTCAACACCGCGCCGCCACTCCTCGCGCACGAAGCGATCAAAGGGCGTTTGTTGTTCGAGCGGTCGCCGGAAGCGCGCGTGAAATTTGTCGTGGACGCCCAGCGCCAATACCTCGATGTGAAGCATCTTTACGCAATTGATAACGCGTACATGAGCCAACGCTTGAAGGAAGGCACGTTTGGTCAGCCCTGAAGTTGTCCGCAAACGTCTTCGTTTACTCGAGGGCTACCTCAGGAAATTGCAGCGCATCCGCACGAACACCTCGCCGGAAGATTTTCTTTCGGACACTGATAAACAGGACATCGCGGAACGCAATCTGCATTTAGCCATCGAATCGCTCTTTGATATCGGACAACACATCATCGCAAGTTCGGGCTGGGAACCGGCGGAGGAGTACGCGAGTATTTTTGCGACGTTGCGCCAACACGGCGTCATTGCCGATGCGCTATTTGCGCGCACGAGCGGTATGGCTGGCTTTCGCAACCTGCTCGTTCACGAGTACGCCGGGATTGATCATTCTCAGGTCTATGCAATTCTTCAAGATCACATGGGCGATTTGCAAGAACTCGCCCACGCGTTTCAAGACTATGTTGGCGAACCATAACCAGTTCTACCGATTCGCCTGCGTCTGTACGACGGGGACATTGTTTCGCAATGTCCCCTTTCTCGCGTTGACCTTTATCATCGGAGAAGAATCGTGAAAATTTATAATACGCTCACGCGTCAAAAAGAAGAATTCAAACCGCTTGTT
Coding sequences within it:
- a CDS encoding TRAM domain-containing protein, whose product is MGIELLLRIVGMIVFAIIGWRIGDSLGAGPDTIRYVIILVLAGAALGLLITPWVTIRPYTWVRRTIRQIPAQQLLAATIGLLIGLIIAALTAFPLSFLPNPLGSILPFVSLIIFGYLGAWVMITRERDFYAILGGRFGKEGATKAAPTDRQVLLDTSVIIDGRIADISHTGFIDGTMMIPRFVLAELQHIADSADPLRRNRGRRGLDMLNKLQKESIVPIRITDLDVEEVHEVDDKLVRLGKNLRCPIVTNDYNLNRVAELQGVRVLNINELANAIRAVVLPGETMRVRVVQEGKELGQGVAYLDDGTMVVVDNGRRSIGNTIDVVVTRMLQTNQGRMIFAAPADEKK
- a CDS encoding nucleotidyltransferase domain-containing protein, coding for MREKKGKIEIAPLEQLIPIFAADAGIVLAYLFGSYARGDAHALSDVDIALLLSPTVSRDAYLNYRVEYISQISRLLHDDRVDVVILNTAPPLLAHEAIKGRLLFERSPEARVKFVVDAQRQYLDVKHLYAIDNAYMSQRLKEGTFGQP
- a CDS encoding DUF86 domain-containing protein; translation: MVSPEVVRKRLRLLEGYLRKLQRIRTNTSPEDFLSDTDKQDIAERNLHLAIESLFDIGQHIIASSGWEPAEEYASIFATLRQHGVIADALFARTSGMAGFRNLLVHEYAGIDHSQVYAILQDHMGDLQELAHAFQDYVGEP